Proteins encoded in a region of the bacterium genome:
- a CDS encoding amidase family protein, giving the protein MPNADLCDLSAWEMGAAIRAKQVSPVEIVDAILARIDRVNPTLNAYCTIAAGQARAAAREAEAAVMRGDALGILHGIPVSVKDLIETAGIRTTMGSLVFAEYVPEEDAPVVARAKRAGAIILGKTNTPEFGHKAVTDNRVFGPTRNPWSLAHTSGGSSGGAAAAVAAGLGPLAVGTDGGGSVRIPSSCCGVFGLKPTLGRVAQAPVFGGLETASHIGPMARSVRDAAMLFAAIVGPDPRDPGSLPADGTDYMAVLQTGVRGLRVAWTPDWGYAAVDPEVRRIAEAGATRFAEIGCGVDEAGPEFTDPAPAFEVVSSSTAAARWGDALATHRGRFDPSFLPWIEEGMTRTAVEFVRAANHRRTLNDAFRRFFERFDLLLTPTLAAPPLPVGVDAYDEIAGRPVGRLGWLAFTFPLNMVGYPAASVPCGRTTAGLPVGLQIVGPRLADALVLRAAAAFEAVAPWAADRPPVG; this is encoded by the coding sequence ATGCCCAACGCGGATCTCTGCGACCTCTCCGCCTGGGAGATGGGTGCCGCGATCCGGGCGAAACAGGTGTCGCCCGTCGAGATCGTCGACGCGATCCTCGCCCGCATCGACCGGGTCAACCCGACGCTGAACGCGTACTGCACCATCGCCGCCGGGCAGGCCCGCGCCGCGGCCAGGGAGGCCGAGGCCGCGGTGATGCGCGGCGACGCGCTCGGCATCCTCCACGGGATCCCGGTGTCCGTCAAGGACCTGATCGAGACCGCCGGCATCCGGACGACCATGGGCTCGCTTGTGTTCGCGGAGTACGTTCCCGAGGAGGACGCCCCGGTGGTCGCGCGCGCAAAACGCGCCGGGGCCATCATCCTCGGAAAGACGAACACGCCCGAGTTTGGCCACAAGGCCGTGACCGACAATCGCGTGTTCGGCCCGACGCGCAATCCGTGGAGCCTCGCCCATACCTCCGGAGGATCGAGCGGCGGCGCCGCCGCGGCGGTGGCGGCCGGACTGGGGCCGCTCGCGGTCGGCACCGACGGGGGCGGATCCGTGCGGATCCCCAGTAGCTGCTGCGGCGTCTTCGGCCTGAAGCCCACGCTCGGCCGCGTCGCGCAGGCGCCCGTGTTCGGAGGGCTGGAGACGGCGTCCCACATCGGCCCGATGGCGCGGTCGGTTCGCGATGCGGCGATGCTGTTTGCGGCGATCGTCGGACCCGATCCGCGGGATCCTGGCTCCCTGCCCGCAGACGGGACGGACTACATGGCCGTCCTGCAAACCGGCGTGCGGGGGCTGCGTGTCGCGTGGACCCCAGACTGGGGATACGCCGCGGTGGATCCCGAGGTCAGGCGGATCGCCGAGGCCGGCGCCACGCGCTTTGCCGAGATCGGGTGCGGTGTGGACGAGGCCGGTCCCGAGTTTACGGACCCGGCACCGGCGTTCGAAGTCGTCTCCAGCTCGACGGCAGCCGCGCGCTGGGGTGACGCGCTTGCCACCCACCGCGGCCGGTTCGACCCGTCGTTCCTGCCGTGGATCGAAGAAGGCATGACGCGGACCGCGGTCGAGTTCGTCAGGGCGGCGAACCACCGCCGTACGCTCAACGACGCGTTCCGGCGCTTCTTCGAGCGGTTCGATCTGCTGCTCACGCCCACGCTTGCGGCTCCGCCCCTCCCCGTCGGGGTCGATGCGTACGACGAGATCGCGGGTCGACCGGTCGGCCGGCTCGGATGGCTCGCGTTCACGTTCCCCCTGAACATGGTGGGCTACCCGGCGGCCAGCGTTCCGTGCGGCCGAACCACCGCCGGGCTGCCCGTGGGGCTCCAGATCGTCGGACCTCGCCTGGCCGACGCGCTCGTGCTTCGGGCCGCGGCCGCGTTCGAGGCCGTCGCTCCTTGGGCGGCCGACCGCCCGCCGGTCGGGTAG
- a CDS encoding YceI family protein encodes MLRDDDRRGRRTAAAGAAVLLLTAWLGVAGVLPASAAAPPVGTTPAGIERLTIVQPSTVTYRVGETFLTGKRFNMAVGTTHAVQGDVYVDRAHPSNSRVGSITVDISTFQSDKGRRDEAIRSKWLESSKYPTAVFTPTAIRGLPASYAEGQEVPVQILGTLRVRDVTKPETFAGTIKLTGHTLTGSVQTSILMTDFGFDPPSILGVLKAENQAQLELEFTAQPPEG; translated from the coding sequence ATGTTGAGAGATGACGATCGACGGGGCCGCCGGACCGCGGCAGCGGGAGCCGCGGTACTTCTCCTGACCGCGTGGCTCGGTGTCGCGGGGGTGCTCCCCGCGTCCGCGGCGGCGCCACCGGTGGGGACGACTCCCGCGGGCATCGAGCGGCTCACCATCGTGCAACCGTCCACCGTGACGTATCGTGTCGGGGAGACGTTCCTCACAGGCAAACGGTTCAACATGGCCGTCGGCACGACGCACGCGGTCCAGGGCGACGTCTACGTCGACCGCGCGCACCCGTCGAACAGTCGCGTCGGATCGATCACGGTCGATATCAGCACCTTCCAGTCGGACAAGGGCCGACGCGACGAGGCGATCCGGAGTAAGTGGTTGGAATCCTCCAAGTACCCTACCGCCGTGTTCACGCCCACGGCAATCCGCGGGCTGCCTGCGTCGTATGCGGAGGGGCAGGAGGTCCCGGTGCAGATTCTGGGCACCCTTCGGGTGCGAGACGTGACCAAGCCCGAGACGTTCGCGGGCACGATCAAGCTCACGGGACATACACTCACCGGCAGCGTGCAAACGTCGATTTTGATGACCGACTTCGGGTTTGATCCGCCGTCGATCCTCGGCGTGCTGAAGGCGGAGAATCAGGCGCAGCTCGAGCTCGAGTTCACGGCGCAGCCGCCCGAAGGCTAG
- a CDS encoding MFS transporter: MRISRWAGLSPGPAPFGRCPASAWSGEAAASSHVVVRSSFPCGAASGKVLRATPKNPIPGVGYVDRGGGLRAELGRPDAEVLRPGRDAGALVADPQSLLRANNALQILSNAAWYAAVPFIPLYLVSQGASIGVVGVIIGCSGILPLLISLHAGALADQRGPVVVAQASVLLFGLAGIVLATLHPVWAVAVAYSLMSVANIGFAIAPQAIVAAASTPATRVRNYGYYSLWNSAGAVVGPVLGGYVAGHFGYRAAFALVWILMVPSFWATVSMRFVPPASRHVSFATAHRLVGTIVRQRGVAGVLFISFMMVWAQQLQQTFYPIYLHRVGLSTFLIGFVLAAISLSSMLVRSALTRAVEWLGYRWLLLGATALVAVALGATPLFHRFWPFVLLSGLVGASLGITQPLSMSLMAESVASEFWGVAFGIRQGAQRVASITSPMVLGFVIAVAGLQWAFFLGGGTILATIPIMAGVTQHLRHRRDR; this comes from the coding sequence ATGCGCATCTCACGCTGGGCCGGGCTGTCGCCCGGCCCAGCGCCGTTCGGGAGGTGTCCCGCGTCGGCGTGGTCGGGCGAGGCCGCCGCGTCTTCCCACGTCGTGGTGCGATCCTCGTTTCCGTGCGGCGCGGCCTCCGGCAAGGTACTGCGGGCGACGCCGAAGAACCCGATACCGGGGGTTGGGTACGTCGATCGCGGGGGAGGCCTGAGGGCCGAGTTGGGAAGACCAGACGCGGAGGTGTTGCGCCCCGGCCGCGACGCCGGGGCGCTGGTTGCGGACCCGCAATCGCTTCTGCGTGCCAACAACGCGCTGCAGATCCTGTCGAACGCTGCGTGGTACGCTGCGGTGCCGTTTATCCCTCTCTACCTTGTGTCGCAGGGCGCCTCCATCGGCGTGGTCGGCGTCATCATCGGGTGCTCCGGGATTCTGCCGCTCCTCATCTCGCTCCACGCCGGTGCGCTCGCGGACCAGCGCGGCCCCGTCGTCGTGGCGCAAGCCTCCGTCCTGCTGTTCGGGCTGGCGGGAATCGTCCTGGCGACGCTGCACCCGGTGTGGGCGGTGGCCGTCGCGTACTCGCTCATGTCCGTCGCCAACATCGGGTTTGCCATCGCGCCCCAGGCGATCGTTGCCGCGGCGAGCACGCCGGCCACGCGGGTCAGGAACTACGGCTACTATTCGCTGTGGAACTCCGCGGGGGCCGTGGTCGGTCCGGTGCTCGGCGGGTACGTCGCGGGTCACTTCGGCTATCGCGCCGCGTTCGCGTTGGTGTGGATCTTGATGGTGCCGTCGTTTTGGGCGACCGTGTCGATGCGCTTCGTCCCGCCGGCCTCGCGACACGTCTCGTTTGCGACCGCGCACCGCCTCGTCGGCACGATCGTCCGCCAACGGGGCGTCGCCGGTGTGTTGTTCATCTCGTTCATGATGGTCTGGGCGCAGCAGCTGCAGCAGACGTTCTATCCGATCTACCTGCACCGCGTCGGGCTCTCCACATTCCTCATCGGGTTCGTCCTTGCGGCGATCAGTCTCAGCTCGATGCTGGTCCGTTCGGCACTGACGCGGGCGGTGGAATGGCTCGGCTACCGGTGGTTGCTGCTCGGCGCGACCGCGCTGGTCGCCGTCGCGCTCGGCGCGACGCCGCTGTTCCACCGGTTCTGGCCGTTCGTGCTGCTGTCGGGGTTGGTGGGCGCCAGCCTGGGGATCACACAGCCGTTGAGCATGAGCCTCATGGCGGAGTCGGTCGCGTCGGAGTTCTGGGGGGTGGCATTCGGTATTCGCCAAGGCGCGCAGCGTGTCGCGTCAATCACGAGCCCGATGGTGCTGGGCTTCGTGATCGCGGTGGCGGGGCTTCAGTGGGCGTTCTTCCTTGGCGGCGGCACCATCCTCGCGACGATTCCCATCATGGCGGGTGTGACCCAGCATCTCCGGCACCGCCGGGACCGCTGA
- a CDS encoding methyltransferase domain-containing protein — protein MKGDRAKWDTRYASKDPRHDADPVPLFAAWVRRLDPGRALDVGAGLGRHAILLARHGWTVDAVDISLEGLAELRRRAQRAGVRVNLIAADLDDFVVRAESYDLIVQTFFLSRRLLPRLRRWLRPGGHLYIETHVRTPDDPARGRYALRPGELPQLMRGWEIIAYAEGDRPEGIHRFATAGALARRPSD, from the coding sequence GTGAAGGGCGACCGCGCAAAGTGGGACACTCGGTATGCGTCGAAAGATCCCCGGCACGACGCGGATCCGGTGCCGCTCTTCGCGGCGTGGGTGCGCCGGCTCGATCCCGGCAGGGCGCTCGATGTCGGCGCAGGGCTGGGGCGGCACGCCATCCTGCTTGCCCGCCACGGCTGGACCGTGGACGCCGTCGACATCTCGCTCGAAGGGCTGGCCGAGCTCAGGCGCCGCGCGCAGCGGGCCGGCGTCCGGGTGAACCTCATCGCCGCGGACTTGGATGACTTCGTGGTTCGGGCCGAGTCCTACGATCTGATCGTGCAGACCTTCTTTCTGAGCCGCCGCCTGCTGCCGCGGCTGCGACGGTGGCTGCGGCCGGGCGGTCACCTATACATCGAGACGCACGTGCGGACCCCGGACGACCCGGCCAGGGGACGGTACGCCCTCCGGCCGGGCGAGCTCCCGCAGTTGATGCGCGGCTGGGAGATCATCGCGTACGCTGAGGGCGACAGGCCGGAAGGGATCCACCGTTTCGCGACGGCGGGCGCGCTCGCGCGGCGGCCATCGGACTAA
- a CDS encoding ABC transporter permease → MVAYAVRRLLHAVPVLLGVTVVVFLTMKLVPGDQAEALLGPQGTPEGIAEIRHTLGLDQPIYVQYARWIWRVVHGDFGYSWNLGRPAVDVLVPKITNTLILGVTSFLLAVLLGVTGGVVAAVRSYSWVDRASVGLGVLIGNAPPFWLGLVLVFVFSIALGTFPSEGIHDLRNPGGLPDLLRHLALPALTTAAAPGAIILRQVRSSIIDTRQQDFVRVAYAKGLLRWVVFWRHIFRAALPPVITISGLQLGYLMGGAIFSEVVFAWPGLGLQLYLAVTARDLAVVQGAVLFIATAFVTINLVVDLLVMVANPRLRST, encoded by the coding sequence TTGGTCGCCTACGCGGTCCGCCGTCTCCTGCACGCCGTGCCAGTGTTGCTCGGCGTGACGGTGGTGGTTTTTCTGACCATGAAGCTCGTGCCTGGTGACCAGGCGGAAGCGCTGCTGGGACCGCAGGGGACCCCCGAAGGGATCGCGGAGATTCGCCACACGCTCGGGCTTGATCAGCCGATCTACGTGCAGTACGCGCGCTGGATCTGGCGCGTGGTGCACGGTGACTTCGGGTACTCCTGGAACCTCGGCCGGCCCGCGGTCGACGTGCTCGTCCCGAAGATCACCAACACGCTCATCCTCGGGGTCACCAGTTTTCTGCTCGCGGTGTTGCTTGGTGTGACCGGGGGCGTCGTCGCCGCGGTGCGTTCCTATTCGTGGGTCGACCGGGCGAGCGTCGGCCTGGGCGTGCTCATCGGGAACGCGCCGCCGTTTTGGCTCGGATTGGTGCTCGTGTTCGTGTTTTCGATCGCGCTGGGTACCTTTCCGTCCGAGGGCATCCACGATCTGCGCAACCCCGGGGGATTGCCGGACCTGCTCCGGCACCTGGCGCTGCCCGCGCTCACAACCGCAGCCGCACCCGGGGCGATTATCCTCCGACAGGTGCGTTCGAGCATCATCGATACACGCCAGCAGGACTTCGTGAGGGTCGCATACGCCAAGGGGTTGCTGCGCTGGGTCGTGTTCTGGCGCCACATCTTCCGCGCGGCGCTTCCGCCGGTGATTACCATTTCCGGATTGCAGCTCGGGTATCTCATGGGCGGCGCCATCTTCAGCGAGGTGGTGTTCGCGTGGCCCGGCCTGGGACTTCAGCTCTATCTCGCGGTGACCGCCCGTGATCTGGCCGTCGTCCAGGGCGCCGTGCTCTTCATCGCCACCGCGTTCGTGACCATCAACCTTGTCGTTGATCTGTTGGTGATGGTGGCCAACCCGCGGCTCCGCTCGACCTAG
- a CDS encoding amidase translates to MLRCPTIEQLREIAQDHGLHLSDADLESFRRLVAQSLESYRRVDRLIDPIPPIAYPRTPGYRPRPQDNPYNAWYRKCSIKGAPDGPLRGKRVAIKDNVCVAGVPMMNGSSILEGYIPEFDATIVTRILDAGGEIVGKSTCENLCFSGSSFTSDTGPVPNPHDPSRSVGGSSTGSAVLLVMDECDMAIGGDQGGSIAHPSAWTGVYGLKPTYGLVPYTGIFPIEHTLDHIGPMATTVADVALLLEVLAGADGLDPRQRDVRTETYTAALGRDARGLRIGVLEEAFGWPNRSEPDVDDAVRRAAATFAELGATVRNVSVPMHRDGFDIWNCIAIEGAAALMVDGNAMGTNWKGQYSVSLLEAFARGRLCEADSLPETVKFVMLMARHMRQQYHGRYYAKAQNLGRVLARAYEDAFRDVDLLLLPTLPMKAIPLPVEPDLTPEEFLTSGLGINHNTCPFNVTGHPALTIPCAKSAGLPIGMTLVGPAWAESTLLRAGHAFEQTGAYTVHLSR, encoded by the coding sequence ATGCTACGGTGTCCCACGATCGAACAACTGCGAGAGATTGCGCAGGATCACGGGCTGCACCTGAGCGATGCGGACCTGGAGTCGTTTCGTCGGCTGGTGGCGCAATCGCTGGAGTCGTACCGGCGCGTCGACCGGCTCATCGACCCGATTCCGCCAATTGCGTATCCCCGCACGCCGGGATACCGTCCGCGGCCCCAGGACAACCCGTACAACGCGTGGTACCGAAAGTGCTCGATCAAGGGAGCGCCGGACGGTCCCCTGCGTGGGAAACGGGTGGCGATCAAAGACAATGTGTGCGTTGCCGGCGTTCCCATGATGAACGGATCTTCGATTCTCGAGGGGTACATCCCCGAGTTCGATGCAACGATCGTGACCAGGATCTTGGACGCCGGCGGGGAGATCGTCGGCAAATCGACCTGCGAGAACCTCTGTTTCTCCGGAAGCAGCTTTACCTCCGATACCGGTCCGGTGCCGAATCCCCACGATCCGTCCCGTTCGGTTGGGGGCTCATCCACGGGCAGTGCGGTGCTGCTTGTGATGGACGAATGTGACATGGCAATCGGCGGCGACCAAGGGGGATCGATCGCCCACCCCAGCGCCTGGACCGGAGTCTATGGCCTCAAGCCGACCTACGGGCTCGTCCCCTATACGGGCATCTTCCCGATCGAGCACACGCTGGACCACATCGGCCCGATGGCCACCACGGTGGCCGACGTCGCGCTGCTGTTGGAGGTGCTCGCGGGAGCCGATGGCCTCGATCCTCGGCAACGCGACGTGCGGACGGAGACGTACACCGCCGCGCTCGGCCGCGACGCCCGAGGCTTGCGAATCGGGGTGCTCGAAGAGGCGTTCGGCTGGCCGAACCGTTCGGAGCCTGACGTCGACGACGCGGTGCGCAGAGCGGCCGCTACCTTCGCCGAGTTGGGCGCGACCGTGCGGAATGTTTCTGTTCCGATGCACCGGGACGGATTTGACATCTGGAACTGCATCGCCATCGAGGGCGCCGCCGCCCTGATGGTGGACGGCAACGCGATGGGCACGAACTGGAAAGGCCAGTACAGCGTGTCGCTGCTCGAGGCGTTTGCTCGAGGTCGCCTGTGCGAGGCCGATAGCCTGCCGGAGACCGTGAAGTTCGTGATGCTGATGGCGCGGCACATGCGGCAACAGTATCACGGGCGCTACTACGCGAAGGCGCAGAACTTGGGGCGCGTGTTGGCGCGCGCATACGAGGACGCGTTCCGGGACGTCGACCTCCTGCTTCTCCCGACGTTGCCAATGAAGGCGATTCCCCTGCCGGTCGAGCCGGATCTTACGCCAGAGGAGTTCCTGACGAGCGGGCTCGGGATCAACCACAACACGTGCCCGTTCAACGTGACCGGGCACCCGGCACTCACGATCCCGTGCGCCAAGTCCGCCGGCCTGCCTATCGGGATGACGCTGGTGGGGCCCGCGTGGGCCGAGTCTACGCTGCTTCGAGCGGGCCATGCGTTTGAGCAGACCGGAGCGTACACCGTTCACCTCTCACGCTAG
- a CDS encoding ABC transporter permease — MHKGPRHPSQWNLIRRAIVADRPALAGLCFIAAVVFVSAAIPLFSPYDPTAPVDGPRLAPPLTPGHLLGIDSQQRDVLVRLLWGGRISLLSGVLPTAAATLVSLAMGSTAAYVGGFAETVIMRSMDVLFAFPSALLAIAIAGALGPNERNQMLAIGIVLIPYITRVVHDSVRGIKVLPYIEASQSLGASTRTILARHIVPNAFPPVMAYSTTLVGMMMVLSSGLSFLGLGVQPPTADWGAMVRDAKDVLSVAPWLSTLPGLMILLTALAFNYLGDGLADALDPQRRRLKGSRSRDIDGRRSAAGVDRVNARPA, encoded by the coding sequence ATGCACAAGGGACCGAGACATCCGTCCCAGTGGAACCTCATCCGCCGAGCCATCGTCGCCGACCGACCGGCGCTCGCCGGCCTGTGTTTCATCGCGGCGGTCGTGTTCGTGAGTGCGGCGATCCCACTTTTCTCCCCGTACGATCCGACGGCTCCGGTGGACGGTCCTCGGCTGGCACCGCCGCTGACTCCCGGCCATCTCCTCGGCATCGACAGCCAGCAGCGGGACGTGCTGGTACGGCTGCTGTGGGGGGGGCGCATCTCATTGCTCTCTGGCGTCCTGCCGACCGCCGCCGCCACATTGGTCAGTCTCGCGATGGGCTCGACGGCGGCGTACGTCGGCGGGTTCGCGGAAACGGTGATCATGCGCAGCATGGATGTCCTGTTCGCGTTCCCAAGCGCGCTGCTGGCGATCGCCATCGCGGGAGCCCTTGGACCGAACGAGCGGAACCAGATGCTGGCGATCGGGATCGTGCTGATCCCGTACATCACGCGTGTGGTGCATGACTCCGTGCGCGGTATCAAGGTGCTGCCGTATATCGAGGCCAGCCAGTCGCTCGGAGCCTCAACGCGGACCATCCTCGCGCGACACATCGTGCCCAACGCGTTTCCCCCGGTCATGGCCTACAGCACGACCCTGGTCGGGATGATGATGGTGCTGTCGTCGGGCCTGAGTTTTCTCGGTCTGGGTGTGCAACCGCCGACCGCTGACTGGGGGGCGATGGTGCGAGACGCCAAGGACGTGCTGAGCGTCGCCCCGTGGCTCTCGACGCTTCCGGGGCTGATGATCCTGCTCACGGCCCTCGCGTTCAACTACCTGGGAGACGGACTGGCCGATGCGCTCGATCCACAGAGACGCCGGCTGAAGGGTTCGCGGTCGAGGGACATCGACGGGCGACGGAGCGCGGCGGGAGTCGATCGAGTGAACGCCCGTCCCGCATGA
- a CDS encoding ABC transporter substrate-binding protein → MSDSDRDLLAKLKAVQVSRRAFLKAAATTAAGAAIASRAPTAQAQSAAPAALSPSSLLPSGRYGSETSGGTPKKGGTLIYGMEGPSDILDPQATGCWLTYRVTYQMFEGLITEDLTTIDRVAPPLVGRLAESWQLSDDKLTRTFKLRKGVKFSDGTDFDAKAALWNWQRMWDKKASQYYGRANSYCSYVVDAIKDVSVVDDYTLKMTFATPFAEWERMTVQSFGEPLMISPAQAQKLGNQNFAAHPAGTGPYKVAENVPNDHITLERFDGYWGPKPNADRLVFRQLDDPSTRVATLRKGEVDFILAPPPDSVAALRNEGYVVLASHAPHIWYFAFNLKDPIVGKDKRIREAIIMGVDRERMCSDLLKNTATAAYSMLSPATLAYDPSYKPYPYNPAAAKKLLAEAGYPNGFETTLETSTAGSGQMIPVSMIEWIQRDLKKIGVTAHIKTYEWVTYIGMLFKGRPAGTGASQLSWGMTSNYWNDIVFRSTRQPPNGVNYGFYGNPQVDKLLDQARSEFNDTARAALYRKADRIAMGQDVAFWPICNDLNIVVLNKKVRGFVNPPEEWFQLSTPWVAG, encoded by the coding sequence ATGAGCGATTCTGATCGTGATCTGCTCGCGAAGCTGAAGGCGGTTCAGGTCAGCAGGCGTGCGTTTCTCAAGGCGGCGGCGACGACCGCGGCCGGCGCGGCGATCGCATCCCGCGCGCCAACCGCGCAGGCTCAGTCGGCGGCACCCGCGGCGCTGAGCCCGTCGTCGCTCCTGCCGTCGGGCCGCTACGGGTCGGAAACCTCCGGGGGCACGCCCAAAAAGGGCGGCACGCTCATCTACGGCATGGAGGGACCGTCGGACATCCTCGACCCGCAGGCCACCGGGTGCTGGCTGACCTATCGCGTGACGTACCAGATGTTTGAGGGGTTGATTACCGAAGACCTGACGACGATCGATCGCGTCGCCCCGCCGCTTGTCGGACGGCTGGCCGAGAGCTGGCAGTTGAGCGACGACAAGCTGACCCGCACGTTCAAGCTTCGGAAGGGCGTGAAGTTCTCCGACGGCACGGACTTCGATGCGAAGGCGGCACTTTGGAATTGGCAGCGGATGTGGGATAAGAAGGCTTCCCAGTACTACGGTCGCGCGAACAGCTATTGTTCGTACGTGGTCGACGCGATCAAGGACGTTTCGGTTGTCGACGACTATACGTTGAAGATGACGTTCGCGACGCCGTTCGCCGAGTGGGAGCGCATGACGGTGCAGAGTTTCGGCGAGCCGCTGATGATCAGTCCGGCGCAGGCGCAGAAACTCGGCAACCAAAACTTTGCCGCGCACCCGGCTGGGACCGGCCCCTACAAGGTGGCCGAGAACGTCCCCAACGATCACATCACGCTCGAGCGATTCGATGGGTACTGGGGACCCAAGCCGAACGCCGACCGGCTCGTGTTTCGCCAACTCGACGATCCGAGCACGCGCGTCGCGACGCTGCGCAAGGGCGAAGTCGATTTCATACTTGCGCCGCCCCCCGATTCCGTTGCCGCGCTGCGGAACGAGGGGTACGTGGTCCTGGCCAGCCACGCCCCGCACATCTGGTATTTCGCGTTCAACCTCAAGGACCCCATCGTCGGCAAGGACAAGCGTATCCGCGAGGCCATTATCATGGGTGTCGATCGCGAGAGGATGTGCAGCGACCTGCTCAAGAACACCGCGACCGCCGCGTATTCGATGCTGTCGCCGGCGACGCTGGCCTACGATCCGAGTTACAAGCCGTACCCGTACAACCCCGCGGCCGCCAAGAAGCTGCTAGCCGAGGCCGGGTATCCCAACGGATTCGAGACGACGCTAGAAACCTCCACGGCCGGCTCCGGACAGATGATCCCGGTGTCGATGATCGAGTGGATCCAGCGCGATCTCAAGAAGATCGGGGTCACCGCACACATCAAAACCTACGAGTGGGTGACCTACATCGGTATGCTGTTCAAGGGCCGGCCCGCCGGCACCGGGGCCTCTCAGCTTTCGTGGGGGATGACCTCGAACTACTGGAACGACATCGTCTTCCGTTCCACGCGACAACCTCCCAACGGTGTCAACTACGGCTTCTACGGGAACCCTCAGGTCGACAAGCTGCTCGATCAGGCGCGTTCCGAGTTCAACGATACCGCGCGGGCCGCGTTGTACAGGAAGGCGGATCGGATCGCGATGGGACAAGACGTCGCGTTCTGGCCGATCTGCAACGACCTCAACATCGTCGTGCTGAACAAGAAGGTGCGCGGGTTTGTCAATCCGCCCGAGGAGTGGTTCCAGCTGTCCACTCCGTGGGTCGCTGGCTAA